In the Ascochyta rabiei chromosome 17, complete sequence genome, one interval contains:
- a CDS encoding Choline dehydrogenase has translation MVGFACGIAIVLCSFVARSSAQGRVLQSSAENATYDYVVIGGGTAGLAIASRLSLHASVAVIEAGGLYESDNGNQSVVPYYGLVMPVLGTTEDYPHNSLVDWDLLSTPQVSAGGRRIHYAQGKTLGGSSALNTMAYHRGTAGSYQRWADLVGDQSYAFDRILPYFQRSSSLTPPNLQKRNAPNATVSYDSAAFNNRLYGPLQVSWANWVDPTQSWLARALQAIGQTLSPSGLSSGQVDGGAWVPTTIDPRDATRSTSKSSYLAAAMRDNKAQITVHLRTQASKIIFNKSKKASAVAITSNGQNYALAARKEVILSAGVFHSPQLLQLSGIGPKGTLLSNSISVISDLAGVGQNLQDQIFFNILRGISVPNTGTYLATPHQKALAVKQYLTNATGPYSSAGGYLSFEKLPEKSRKLLSPRTLELLANYPSDWPEIEYIASGFPGTYLNLTTVGAISGTLLKTSSKGNVTIKSGSVTDPPVINLNWLSDPADGEVLVAAFKRVREAWNTTAISSIVVGPEITPGEAVSTDAEILDYIKNSAQPIWHASSTCSMGKAGQKSAVVDSKARVFGVKGLRVVDASVIPFSLPGHPQSSVYMLAEKIAEDILKDR, from the exons ATGGTGGGCTTTGCTTGTGGAATTGCGATAGTACTATGCTCCTTCGTTGCTCGTTCATCTGCGCAAGGAAGGGTGCTGCAGAGCTCAGCAGAAAATGCAACGTACGATTATGTGG TCATCGGCGGAGGGACAGCAGGGCTTGCGATTGCATCTAGGCTTTCACTGCATGCATCAGTCGCTGTGATTGAAGCTGGTGGTCTTTACGAAAGCGATAATGGCAACCAGTCCGTGGTTCCCTACTACGGTCTGGTCATGCCT GTACTAGGCACAACGGAGGATTATCCACACAACTCGCTAGTAGATTGGGACTTACTTTCCACGCCGCAGGTGTCAGCTGGAGGACGGCGTATTCACTATGCGCAAGGTAAGACACTCGGAGGTAGCTCAGCCCTGAACACCATGGCCTATCATCGAGGTACCGCTGGCTCATATCAGCGTTGGGCTGATCTGGTCGGCGATCAAAGCTACGCTTTCGATCGTATTCTGCCCTACTTTCAGCGATCTTCCTCTTTGACTCCTCCCAATCTCCAGAAGCGGAATGCTCCCAATGCTACCGTCTCGTACGACTCTGCTGCTTTTAACAACAGGCTGTATGGCCCCCTCCAGGTGTCTTGGGCGAACTGGGTTGATCCGACTCAGAGTTGGCTTGCCCGTGCTCTTCAAGCTATTGGGCAAACGCTCAGCCCCAGCGGGCTTAGCAGTGGTCAAGTGGACGGCGGAGCATGGGTGCCAACAACCATCGACCCGAGAGATGCTACAAGAAGTACCTCCAAGAGCAGCTATCTAGCGGCTGCAATGCGAGATAATAAAGCCCAGATCACCGTGCATCTACGAACGCAGGCTTCGAAGATTATATTCAATAAGAGTAAGAAGGCATCTGCTGTAGCAATAACAAGTAACGGTCAAAATTATGCGCTCGCTGCAAGAAAAGAGGTCATTCTTTCAGCAGGCGTGTTTCATTCGCCGCAGCTCCTGCAGTTATCGG GCATTGGGCCGAAAGGTACGCTCCTTTCAAATTCTATCAGTGTGATCTCGGATCTTGCAGGTGTTGGACAGAACCTCCAGGACCAGATCTTCTTCAACATCCTTCGTGGCATCAGTGTACCGAACACCGGCACATACCTAGCGACACCTCATCAAAAGGCGCTCGCGGTTAAACAATACCTCACCAACGCTACAGGGCCCTACAGCTCTGCTGGTGGATATCTGTCGTTCGAGAAATTACCAGAAAAGAGTCGCAAATTATTGTCGCCGCGTACTTTGGAACTACTTGCAAACTACCCGTCCGATTGGCCGGAGATCGAGTATATTGCCTCTGGATTCCCTGGTACCTATTTGAATCTGACTACAGTCGGTGCAATAAGCGGTACATTGTTGAAAACATCTTCCAAGGGCAATGTAACAATCAAAAGCGGTTCCGTCACAGACCCACCCGTTATCAATCTGAATTGGCTTAGCGATCCTGCCGATGGAGAGGTCTTGGTGGCTGCCTTCAAACGAGTCCGCGAAGCATGGAACACTACCGCTATCTCAAGTATCGTAGTTGGTCCTGAGATCACGCCTGGCGAGGCTGTGTCTACCGATGCAGAGATTTTGGATTATATCAAGAACTCGGCCCAGCCCATCTGGCATGCAAGTTCGACCTGCAGTATGGGCAAGGCGGGACAAAAGAGTGCCGTAGTTGATTCGAAAGCCAGGGTGTTTGGTGTCAAAGGACTTAGAGTGGTGGACGCATCAGTGATACCATTCAGTCTGCCAGGCCATCCACAGAGCTCGGTGTACATGCTGGCAGAGAAAATTGCAGAAGACATCTTGAAGGATAGATGA
- a CDS encoding DNA helicase, translating to MPPQNNLKQHLKWLLSAKPFITPSVPLVAYSPDDNTDFNAPPGEEFHPADAAISNEPAPAIQLALAPTRPPPPGTLTRTKTVDIHKLLPEAGGVEGDMARLRTTPSNGRPRLMLAGVPPYASTPSTSRQQQDDDETCSHAPKHNRGEAAWVSARDSSSAAEPSTLHQPRVQVFDVEAIDLTGDDEVPSSPVPNHFNKGKKRKSDEYKEDLVRKRPSKPTHKPATHSPEPVEDEFTDIDDFITRPDSPVPASPPPPYSTVALSREQKQQEAIAAAEEDAGFVQWSEEEGPAVASRKRKSLSRAPSETLAPARKIGRQAQSPSPTKLASVEPTQTPTTRRVGHAVLDSEDEEEDFGDLDVMELDLLPKSSPTKRTRKQTASRSPTKPPTQLQLPIRSPSRPARSVTPSENKQCSIPTPDTTQSPRREKLSPKKSQSRPPATQPLTTQPVLSSSELSKDQKASIHKTIAFFVAPDGARHLTSVTVAWEKAKTAFVEQVGLDDPDPHVRENLERLRPRKDAVEQLIALKERYDQTSAERDVLKKKVTDDIEEGIYEEADYSALRTTSKSLEDLEMQIHHYIGVAGIQQPKAIIKELRKPAIKVEAKTPHHVVVEATQASPARWKQNRPIDVGPGHVPQTQLPNQRIWSPSRHIRFAADEIVAPPPPVRPTTRYQEPSYRHQSRSEHAATRGSTGNESYHTAEDFGDIDFSDEENVFTEHMDPAPGISNGRAGESDGGDDFGLDDDEDLLYEMDNLGNQESGHFDWRGDRTNVAVPSRTREMLCETTVNKVHSQTKPPSPKKAATSIPGKGVPGMNHPWSKDVRAALIQKFKLRGFRPGQLEAINATLAGEHCFVLMPTGGGKSLCYQLPSVIRSGKTSGVTIVVSPLLSLMEDQVESAMTRFKVQACLINGQTPSDEKKEIMDKLEKKEDPGKFIQLLYVTPEMLNKNQRMVSAFQRLYNKGQLARIVIDEAHCVSQWGHDFRPDYKALGDVVRQFPGTPIIALTATATQLVRADVRSNLGIESGRMFSQSFNRPNLSYEVLPKGKGMVNTFADLIKQRYHRKSGIIYCLSRKNCEDVAKKLTDLGVRAFHYHAGMPADERSEVQKKWQSNEYHVIVATIAFGMGIDKADVRYVIHHTMPKSLEGYYQETGRAGRDGKRSDCFLYYQFADTRMLRKMIDEGEGSREQKQRLHDMLRTVVQYCENKADCRRAQVLGYFSEPFDPANCNQTCDNCRSDASFVTKDLTEYAAMAIKLISKVHEDNVTMHQCVDAFRGAKTAKIKKSGLEKYGWGFGIDLERGDNERIFQSLLESGALKEKSIVNKVGFATNYLHPATFRNDYETKRKQLKLQVRASPAKAPVRKRQTKKQQADYPSTNVSSPVRASKRKIQDFVYQQQNYDSDDNHFAKPRHPTRDQKSRSRQAEDFDDEFAQVRVAKPPRAARQPKGLGKPITVDERTARLSEFEQDILHDFLDGAKRLRQDLMTNNGHRQAIFSDTVLREMALRLPADLEEMRTIPSIRPEMVERYGRKFMLLINNTREMYGGYAPASRSRAPQHQQAEVLSGNDYQEEDDEQVFDPNHQEQVLIDFTADSDGDVPLPARDSESDYSYGESDDDEALHQSHHFTQPIDPEVEEFNNRLTQTANVKAATSKAIASRRALRASSSGPKKRGPNRKSGSFGGKGSFAGVKKRASSKPSSSNAPAVSRKPAGGGSRRGGASGGGGNGWSAIMGMPT from the exons ATGCCTCCTCAGAACAACCTTAAGCAGCATCTCAAGTGGCTGTTGTCCGCGAAGCCTTTCATCACGCCTTCCGTGCCGCTCGTTGCCTACAGCCCAGACGACAACACCGACTTCAACGCGCCCCCAGGAGAAGAATTCCACCCGGCCGATGCCGCGATAAGCAATGAACCAGCGCCAGCTATCCAGCTTGCTCTCGCCCCTACCCGCCCACCGCCACCCGGCACCCTCACTCGCACCAAGACAGTCGATATACACAAGCTACTACCAGAGGCAGGGGGAGTCGAGGGTGACATGGCAAGGCTGCGCACCACACCGAGTAACGGAAGACCCAGACTCATGCTAGCTGGTGTCCCACCTTATGCCTCGACACCGTCCACGAGtagacagcagcaggacGATGACGAAACGTGTAGTCATGCACCTAAGCACAACCGTGGCGAAGCTGCATGGGTCAGCGCACGCGACTCATCGAGCGCAGCTGAGCCCTCGACACTGCACCAGCCACGTGTGCAGGTGTTCGATGTTGAGGCAATCGACCTGACGGGCGACGATGAGGTCCCTTCCTCGCCAGTGCCCAACCACTTCAACAAGggcaagaagaggaagagcgACGAGTACAAAGAGGATCTTGTGCGGAAACGGCCGTCCAAGCCAACGCACAAGCCAGCTACACATAGCCCAGAACCCGTGGAAGATGAATTCACCGACATTGACGATTTCATTACGCGACCAGACAGCCCGGTACCGGCTAGCCCGCCTCCACCATATTCGACCGTAGCCCTCAGCAGAGAACAGAAGCAGCAAGAAGCAATTGCTGCAGCCGAGGAGGATGCCGGGTTTGTACAATGGTCAGAGGAGGAAGGACCAGCCGTTGCGAGTCGCAAACGAAAGTCTCTGAGTCGTGCCCCTTCAGAAACCTTGGCTCCAGCTCGTAAGATTGGCAGGCAAGCACAAAGCCCTTCGCCGACAAAGCTCGCCTCAGTCGAGCCTACACAGACACCCACAACCAGACGCGTCGGACATGCAGTGCTGGATTCAGAGGATGAAGAAGAGGACTTTGGTGATTTGGATGTCATGGAACTGGACTTGCTGCCCAAATCATCACCGACAAAACGAACGCGCAAACAGACCGCGAGTCGCAGCCCAACGAAACCACCAACACAATTACAACTGCCAATTCGATCTCCCAGCAGGCCAGCTCGAAGCGTCACTCCGAGTGAAAACAAGCAATGTTCGATACCTACGCCAGACACGACGCAGTCTCCTCGTAGAGAAAAACTTTCCCCTAAGAAGTCGCAGTCTAGACCGCCGGCCACACAACCGCTAACGACGCAGCCTGTGCTCTCGTCATCAGAACTGTCGAAAGACCAGAAAGCGAGCATACACAAAACGATTGCTTTCTTCGTAGCACCAGACGGTGCTCGACACCTTACATCTGTGACTGTGGCCTGGGAGAAAGCCAAGACAGCATTCGTTGAGCAGGTCGGTCTCGATGACCCAGATCCACACGTCCGAGAGAATCTGGAGCGCCTGCGGCCGCGAAAAGACGCTGTAGAACAGCTGATAGCCCTCAAGGAGAGGTACGACCAAACCAGTGCTGAGCGAGATGTTCTCAAGAAGAAAGTGACAGACGACATAGAGGAAGGCATCTATGAGGAGGCGGACTACTCAGCTCTTAGGACGACATCGAAATCCCTTGAGGATCTCGAAATGCAGATACACCACTACATTGGCGTTGCAGGTATCCAGCAACCAAAGGCTATCATAAAGGAGCTGCGGAAGCCTGCTATCAAGGTCGAAGCTAAGACACCACATCATGTCGTTGTTGAGGCAACGCAGGCAAGCCCTGCCCGATGGAAGCAAAACAGACCCATCGATGTAGGGCCTGGTCATGTCCCACAGACGCAGCTTCCAAACCAACGTATATGGTCTCCCAGTCGTCACATACGGTTCGCCGCAGATGAAATCGTCGCGCCTCCACCACCCGTAAGACCCACGACCAGATACCAGGAGCCGTCGTATCGTCATCAATCTCGCTCTGAGCATGCTGCTACTCGCGGATCTACTGGAAACGAGTCGTATCACACAGCAGAAGACTTCGGCGACATAGACTTCAGCGACGAAGAGAATGTGTTCACCGAGCACATGGATCCGGCCCCTGGGATCTCAAATGGACGTGCTGGCGAGAGCGATGGCGGAGATGATTTCGGGTTGGACGATGACGAAGACCTCCTTTACGAGATGGATAACTTGGGCAACCAAGAGTCCGGCCATTTTGATTGGAGGGGAGACAGGACGAACGTCGCAGTGCCCTCGCGTACACGCGAAATGCTTTGCGAAACCACAGTCAATAAGGTGCATTCACAAACCAAGCCTCCCTCGCCCAAGAAGGCAGCAACGAGCATACCTGGTAAAGGAGTCCCTGGCATGAACCACCCTTGGTCAAAAGATGTAAGAGCTGCACTCATACAAAAGTTCAAGCTTAGAGGCTTTCGTCCCGGTCAGCTAGAAGCAATCAACGCAACGCTGGCTGGAGAGCATTGTTTTGTTCTCATGCCCACTGGGGGTGGTAAATCATTGTGCTATCAGCTACCTTCAGTCATACGATCAGGGAAAACAAGCGGGGTGACCATCGTGGTATCTCCCCTACTGAGTCTGATGGAGGACCAAGTTGAATCCGCGATGACCCGTTTTAAGGTTCAGGCATGCCTCATCAATGGACAAACGCCCTCGGACGAGAAAAAAGAGATCATGGATAAactagagaagaaggaggaccCTGGCAAGTTCATTCAACTTCTCTATGTAACGCCAGAGATGCTCAACAAGAATCAGCGGATGGTCAGCGCTTTTCAACGGCTGTACAACAAAGGCCAACTGGCTCGCATTGTTATCGATGAAGCGCATTGTGTCAGCCAATGGGGTCATGATTTCCGCCCAGATTACAAGGCCCTAGGAGACGTCGTGCGCCAATTTCCTGGAACACCTATCATCGCACTCACAGCAACGGCAACTCAACTCGTCCGCGCCGATGTGAGGTCAAACCTTGGTATTGAGAGCGGGCGTATGTTCTCCCAGAGTTTCAACAGACCAAACCTTTCCTACGAAGTGTTGCCAAAGGGCAAAGGCATGGTCAACACTTTTGCAGATTTAATAAAGCAGAGGTATCATCGTAAATCAGGCATTATCTACTGTCTGTCCCGCAAGAACTGCGAAGACGTGGCGAAGAAGCTTACAGACCTTGGCGTCCGTGCCTTCCATTATCACGCAGGCATGCCAGCGGACGAGCGATCAGAAGTCCAGAAGAAGTGGCAGAGCAATGAATACCATGTCATTGTTGCTACAATCGCATTCGGCATGGGCATTGACAAAGCTGACGTCCGATACGTCATCCATCACACCATGCCGAAGAGTCTGGAAGGCTACTATCAGGAGACCGGCCGTGCGGGACGTGATGGCAAGAGATCAGACTGCTTCCTGTACTATCAATTCGCCGACACAAGGATGCTGCGAAAGATGATTGACGAAGGCGAAGGCAGTCGAGAGCAGAAGCAGCGCCTTCATGACATGCTGCGGACTGTGGTTCAGTATTGCGAGAATAAGGCCGACTGTCGACGTGCGCAAGTACTTGGCTACTTTAGCGAGCCCTTCGATCCTGCCAACTGCAATCAGACTTGCGACAACTGTCGTTCGGATGCATCCTTTGTTACGAAGGATTTGACGGAGTACGCTGCTATGGCTATCAAGCTTATCAGCAAGGTGCATGAGGATAATGTCACTATGCACCAATGCGTCGATGCTTTCAGAGGTGCAAAGACCGCAAAGATCAAGAAGAGTGGCCTTGAGAAGTATGGCTGGGGCTTTGGTATCGACCTGGAGCGAGGGGACAACGAGCGAATTTTCCAGTCCCTGTTGGAATCTGGTGCCCTTAAGGAGAAGAGCATAGTCAACAAGGTCGGCTTTGCGACTAACTACCTTCAT CCTGCCACGTTCCGCAACGATTACGAGACCAAGCGAAAGCAGCTGAAGCTGCAAGTTCGAGCTTCTCCCGCCAAGGCTCCCGTTAGGAAGAGGCAAACGAAGAAGCAACAAGCGGATTACCCTTCCACAAATGTTTCCTCGCCCGTTCGCGCGTCGAAACGAAAGATCCAGGACTTTGTCTACCAGCAACAGAATTATGATAGCGACGACAATCATTTCGCAAAACCTCGACATCCCACACGGGACCAGAAAAGTCGCAGCCGTCAAGCCGAAGACTTTGACGACGAGTTTGCGCAAGTACGAGTGGCGAAGCCTCCGAGAGCTGCTAGACAGCCTAAGGGGTTGGGCAAGCCTATCACGGTGGACGAAAGGACAGCTAGACTCAGTGAGTTTGAGCAAGATATACTACACGACTTCCTCGACGGTGCCAAGCGCTTGAGACAGGACCTCATGACGAACAACGGCCATCGTCAAGCGATCTTCTCCGACACAGTGCTCCGAGAGATGGCCCTTCGCCTACCTGCTGATCTTGAGGAGATGAGAACTATACCTAGCATTCGGCCGGAGATGGTAGAAAGATACGGTAGGAAGTTCATGCTTCTGATCAACAATACCAGAGAAATGTATGGGGGCTATGCACCTGCTTCTCGAAGCCGTGCGCCCCAACATCAACAGGCGGAGGTGCTCTCGGGCAACGATTATCAGGAAGAGGATGACGAGCAGGTTTTTGATCCAAACCATCAAGAACAAGTCCTCATCGACTTCACTGCTGACAGCGACGGCGACGTGCCACTCCCCGCCAGAGATTCTGAAAGCGACTACTCGTACGGCGAAAGTGATGACGACGAAGCTCTACACCAGAGCCACCACTTTACGCAGCCTATTGACCCTGAAGTGGAAGAGTTCAATAACCGGTTGACGCAAACTGCGAACGTGAAGGCAGCTACCTCCAAAGCCATAGCGTCGAGAAGAGCGCTTAGAGCATCCTCATCTGGGCCAAAGAAGAGAGGTCCAAATAGGAAGTCTGGTAGTTTCGGCGGGAAAGGCTCGTTCGCAGGTGTGAAAAAACGAGCCTCGAGCAAGCCCTCAAGCAGCAACGCTCCCGCTGTGAGTCGAAAGCCTGCTGGTGGAGGCTCacgaagaggaggagcaaGCGGTGGCGGAGGGAATGGCTGGAGCGCAATCATGGGCATGCCCACTTAA